A section of the Acidimicrobiales bacterium genome encodes:
- a CDS encoding HD domain-containing protein codes for MALTARFSEALVLAASLHRHQVRKGGNIPYISHLLAVCSIVPEHGGDEDEAIAALLHDGPEDQGGEATLEMIGRMFGERVQAIVAACSDTFETPKPPWIERKKAYIEHLSSAEVPRSAVLVSAADKLHNLVTTIDDLEAHGPALWERFNSTPEQQLWYYRSLSDVYGARLGGRLAEGVAAEVDRLEAAITGSQ; via the coding sequence ATGGCGCTGACGGCCCGGTTCAGTGAGGCGTTGGTCCTGGCCGCGTCGCTGCATCGCCACCAGGTGCGCAAGGGCGGCAACATCCCATACATCTCGCACCTGCTCGCCGTCTGTTCGATCGTCCCGGAACATGGAGGCGACGAGGATGAGGCGATCGCAGCTCTGTTGCACGACGGGCCGGAGGATCAGGGTGGAGAGGCAACACTCGAGATGATCGGCAGGATGTTCGGCGAGCGGGTGCAGGCGATCGTGGCGGCATGCAGCGACACGTTCGAGACCCCGAAGCCACCCTGGATCGAACGCAAGAAGGCCTACATCGAACACCTGTCGAGCGCGGAGGTTCCGCGGTCCGCCGTGCTGGTCTCGGCCGCCGACAAACTCCACAACCTCGTCACGACGATCGATGATCTCGAGGCGCACGGGCCGGCCCTGTGGGAACGGTTCAACAGCACCCCGGAACAGCAGCTCTGGTACTACCGGTCCCTATCGGATGTTTACGGGGCGCGCCTCGGGGGCCGTTTGGCTGAGGGGGTTGCCGCCGAGGTTGACCGGCTCGAGGCCGCCATTACCGGATCGCAGTGA